A genome region from Gadus chalcogrammus isolate NIFS_2021 chromosome 7, NIFS_Gcha_1.0, whole genome shotgun sequence includes the following:
- the LOC130385300 gene encoding 14-3-3 protein epsilon-like: MADRENAVYQAKLAEQAERYDEMVKSMKNVAGMDVELTVEERNLLSVAYKNVIGARRASWRIISSLEQKEESKEGEGIIKMIQEYRQLVETELKTICKDILDVLDKHLIPSANTGESKVFYYKMKGDYHRYLAEFATGNDRKEAAENSLAAYKAANDIAAEGLPPTHPIRLGLALNFSVFYYEILNSPDRACKLAKTAFDDAIAELDTLSEESYKDSTLIMQLLRDNLTLWTSDMQADGEEQNKETVQDAEEEAAQ, from the exons ATGGCAGACCGGGAAAACGCAGTATATCAGGCTAAATTGGCCGAGCAAGCAGAAAGATACGACG AAATGGTGAAGTCCATGAAGAACGTGGCTGGCATGGACGTGGAGCTgacggtggaggagaggaaccTGCTGTCGGTGGCTTACAAGAACGTGATCGGTGCCCGTCGAGCCTCCTGGAGGATCATCAGCAGCCTGGAACAGAAGGAGGAGAGCAAGGAGGGCGAGGGCATCATCAAGATGATCCAGGAATACAGGCAATTG GTGGAGACGGAGCTGAAGACTATCTGCAAGGACATCCTGGATGTCCTGGACAAGCACCTCATTCCATCAGCCAACACGGGAGAGTCCAAAGTCTTTTACTATAAAAT GAAGGGGGACTACCACAGGTACCTGGCTGAGTTCGCCACGGGCAACGACCGGAAGGAGGCGGCCGAGAACAGCTTGGCGGCCTACAAGGCTGCCAATGACATCGCCGCAGAAGGCCTGCCACCCACACACCCGATCCGCCTTGGTCTGGCGCTCAACTTCTCCGTTTTCTACTACGAGATCCTTAACTCGCCTGACCGCGCCTGCAA GCTGGCAAAGACAGCGTTTGACGACGCCATTGCGGAGCTGGACACACTGAGTGAGGAGAGCTACAAGGACTCCACGCTCATCATGCAGCTGCTGCGCGACAACCTGACACTATGGACCTCAGACATGCAGGCAGACG
- the LOC130385291 gene encoding adapter molecule crk-like — MAGNFDAEDRASWYWGRLSRQEAVSLLQGQRHGVFLVRDSITSPGDYVLSVSENSKVSHYIINSISNNRQSGPGLIPPRFRIGDQEFEALPALLEFYKIHYLDTTTLIEPVSRSKHASFISTSSAPGPLQPDEVEFVRALFDFPGNDDEDLPFRKGDVLRVLEKPEDQWWNASNQEGRSGMIPVPYVEKFRPASPGAAGGPQAGGACGGGAGAPDAPGPPLEAPGQYAQPVVSNAQLPNLQNGPVFARAIQKRVPNAYDKTALALEVGDRVEVTKINVNGQWEGECKGKRGHFPFTHVRLLVPQQPEDES, encoded by the exons ATGGCCGGTAATTTTGACGCTGAAGACCGTGCTAGCTGGTACTGGGGGAGGTTAAGTCGTCAAGAAGCGGTTTCCCTTCTgcagggacagagacatggcGTGTTCCTGGTCAGGGACTCGATCACCAGCCCCGGCGACTACGTGCTGTCTGTCTCGGAGAACTCCAAAGTGTCTCATTATATCATCAATAGCATCAGTAACAACCGGCAATCGGGACCAG GTCTCATACCCCCTCGGTTTCGCATCGGGGACCAGGAGTTTGAGGCGCTGCCAGCCCTGCTGGAGTTCTACAAGATCCACTACCTGGACACCACCACGCTCATAGAGCCCGTGAGTAGGTCCAAGCACGCCAGCTTCATCAGCACCTCCAGTGCCCCTGGGCCCTTACAGCCAGACGAGGTGGAGTTCGTCCGGGCGCTCTTCGACTTCCCCGGCAACGACGACGAGGACCTCCCGTTCCGCAAGGGCGACGTGCTGCGCGTGCTGGAGAAGCCCGAGGACCAGTGGTGGAACGCCTCCAACCAGGAGGGCCGCAGCGGCATGATCCCTGTGCCCTACGTGGAGAAGTTCCGCCCGGCCTCGCCCGGCGCCGCCGGAGGGCCTCAGGCCGGCGGGGCCTGCGGCGGGGGCGCCGGGGCCCCGGACGCACCAGGGCCACCGTTGGAGGCGCCCGGCCAGTACGCACAGCCAGTGGTCAGCAACGCCCAGCTGCCCAACCTGCAGAACGGGCCCGTCTTCGCCCGGGCCATCCAGAAGAGGGTGCCGAACGCGTACGACAAGACAGCGCTCGCTTTGGAG GTGGGCGACAGAGTTGAGGTGACCAAGATTAACGTGAACGGCCAGTGGGAGGGCGAGTGCAAGGGCAAGCGTGGCCACTTCCCCTTCACACACGTGCGCTTGTTGGTACCGCAGCAACCGGAAGACGAGAGCTGA